ATAGTTTTAATTGATGACAATTTCTTGGCTGTGTCATATAgagatgctgtcatggattgaattgtgtctccccaaaaatatgtgtcaactggttaggccatgattcccagtgttgtatggttgtcctccattttgtgattgtgattttatgttgagaggagtagggtgggattgtaacaccacccttattcaggtcacctccctgatccaaggtaaagggaatttccctgggatgtggcctgcaccaccttttatcttacaagagataaaaggaaagggaaccaagcagagttggggacctgacaccaccaagaaagcagcgccaggagcagagcacgtcctttggactcagggtccctgcaactgagaagctcctcgatcaggggaagattgaggacaaggcccctcctccagagccgacagagagagaaagacttcccccagagccgacaccttgaatttggacttgtaacctactagactgtgagaaaataaatttgtctttgttaaagccatctacttgtggtatttctattatggcagcactagatgagtaagacagatGCTAACTTAATATCAAAATGTGGCGTGCACTTTTTCATTCACAGGTagaatgataaaaacaaaaaaaaaaaggattggaaACTCTCACAGTGGCCAGCTTGTGCGTTTCCTGGCCACTCAGAGCTTACTTGAATTCTGGCAGGTGAGAGGTGTTTGTCTGATACACTGGaacaaaggatccctggtggcatgatgATTAAATGCtcccctgctaaccaagaggtcagcggttgaAACTCCCCAGTGGCTTcaaggggagaaaagacctggcaatttgctcttgtaaagattacagccttggaaaccctgtgggggcagttctgctctgtcctacagggtcactttgagtcagaattaactccatggcacacaacatcCTTTCCCTTCATCCTCACCTCTCTTTTCATCCTGACAAATAAATTTGTTCCCAGTGTTTCCTTCAAGAAgtaaaagtttagggaattcaagTTTCTAAACCCTTGCATTTCAGTGGGTGCTCAGGACCATGGAAGTTAGTTTTCCGACAAGTGTCAAGGGACCAATATATTAGATAAATTTTCTGTATTACAGAGGAGGGAAGTCAGTTCCAACATCTGGGCAGTGAAAGCAATAGGATCAGCCATTACCTGCAGGCAAATTAATAATATTCTTGGCAATTGTGTAGAACATTTGAAACTTACAAAAAACTTTCACATGCAACCTCTTACTGCTCAGGAGAACCCAGTGCAGTAGGTTTATCACAAAGGAGTGGTTTGCCCAATATAACACAGCTAGTAAACAGTAGATTTAGGATTTGAGTGTACACTTCCAGATGCAAGTCTCATAATCTGTCCACCATTTGCCAGCTTTTCTCCtcaagactcattaataatcttcAGGCTGTGTTCTGAGAAATGACAGGTCCCTCCACACACAAAGCTCTCCCCCTCGTCGACTGTTCCAAAGATCCTGGGAGAGGTAACACATTGGATTAAGGGACTTTCAGTGGAAGACCCTGTTACAGGGAGCTGGAGGGAGAATGGTCTTCTAACACAGGGTTTCTCACCCTTGGCATTAATGACATTTTGGGGTGGATAATTCTTAGTTGTGAGGGGCTGTCCTAGGCACTGTAGAACGTTTATCCTAGTGGACAGGAGTTGGTTCTTAAAAGACCacaaagctcaaggcagacattcttaagCAGTTTTTGAAGAGAAATCAGTGCCGGGGGACTGTTGTTCAGCTATAGGTGCCTCCTCCGATCTGAATGTCACAGACACATCATGGACCTAGGGCTCTTCTGAACGAAGACCTGCTGGAGGAGAGGAGGACCTCTGAGGAAACAGTCCATTCATTCTGGAAAAACCACAAAACCGAAGTCCTTAAATTCTTTATATGCTCTTAAGGTTTCCTTTGTAATTCCAGAGTCACCCTACTTCATGATTCTTAAATACAATATCTATAGAAGATAATGGATTATATTATATAGTAATATACAATGTATGCCATTACACTGtatattaataatatatataattaatattatatataattcTCATAAGATATGATAGGAAAACTCTAATTGTTAAGAGCTGCTTAACCTTGCCTCCTACTTCCCATGCCCGAGTCTCTCACCTCCATTTAACCCTCCCTGGCATTTAAATAGCTAATCTATGTTGGTCGTGGAGTTAACAATGACTAAATCTCCGGGTGACTTCACAGCGACCTTCACAACTCTCTTTACTTGCTGTTTCCCTTTGTGTTCCTTTCTAGGACTGACTTGGCCCTTGCTAATAATTAAAGGTCCTCACTCCAGTATTCACCAGTCAGTAGATAAGAATTTCTGTGAAGAGCGTGTCTTGTGACATTATAGCTTGCCCCTCAAAGTATAAAACCGACTgcgaaaagtattttaaaaaattggttcaTTGGATACATGTGCATATGAAAGCAGGTGTGTATTCATTCCTTCAGTAAACACCTGTGGAGCTTTTCCTGTGTGCCTGGGCCCATTCTAGGCCTGGACAAACTCCCCTTCCTGGAGCCATTGTCCtggtggggtggggttggggtggAGACATTGAAGAAAGAAATACCGGTCAGTAAAATAGATAACATGTCACAGGAGGTAACTGCTATGGGGCTGTGGGAAGAAGAAGACAGGAAGGATGATAGAGAGTAGCGGTGTGTTGTAAAAACAGGTTCTTAGGAAAAACAGGTTTACAGAAGACCTGAAAGAGGAAAGGGGGCAAGCAAGCGGCAAGGACACaggggtgtcttagtttcctagggctgcctaaCAAAATGTGGCACAAAAAGTTTGTGCCCGACGACAACTAACTGGAAGGGTGGTGGTTGAACCGCATCCAATGACACCATGGAAAAAGGCTTGActacctggtggcgtagtggttaagagctaaggtggctaaacaaaagtttggcagttcaaatccagcagcggctccttggaaaccctatagggcatttctactctgtcccatagggtcactatgagtcagaatcggcttgacggcaataggtCTAGGTACatgcttttgtaaagatcacagccaagaaaaccctaaagagcagttctactctgtaacacacggggttgtcatgagttggagtccagtcaatggcaatgggtttgttttttttattggttttagTCCCTTAGGGCTTCTTTAACAAAGTACCAGAAAGTCAgcggctttaaacaacagaagtgtatagtctcacagttctggaggctgggagttcaAGGTCTCAGTGTCCACCATGCGATGCCTTCTGGGGCTCTGGGGGAGAATCTGAccgtgcctctctcctagcttctagtaGCCCAGTGTTTCTTACCTGCAGCTGAGTGTACAGGGTATCCTTTCTCTGTCTCCCCATTTCTGTATCTTTTCCTCTTTAATATGGACACCACTCACATAGGATTAGGACCTgcctactccaatatgacctagtgttaactggtaacatcttcaaagaccctacttccaaacaaggtcaagttcacaggtactggggttaaGACTTCAGCGTATCTTTTGGGGGGGATAATGTTCAGTCCGTAAGAGGAGGCACCCCAGGCACAGGAGTAACAGTGAGTTCCAGAAACAGCAGGGGGGCCAGTGTAGTAGGGGCCTGACATCTGTGGAAGAGCAGCAGGAAGTAAGGCCAAGGGCAGCAGGAAGTGAGGCAGGAAGGAGACTGGGTGCCCAATGTTAGGGTTTCATCATTCTTGTGTTTTTAGATTGGAAGCCCTTTAAAGGCTGAGCAGAAAAGGGGCGTGGTCAGATTCATGATTTAACACTTTGGGGTTGAgaggagactgaagaagagcagGGGCAGAAACAGGGAAACACCTGGGAGGTGATCACAGTGACCTGGCGACGGGGTGAATGACGGTGGTGGTAAGCACGGTAGCAACAGATATAATGAGAAGAGGTTTGATTCTCTGTGTGTTGCAAAAAGTAGAGCCAATAGAATTTACTGACAGGCTTCGAGCAGGCTgtgagaagaggaaagaaaaaggagtTAAGGCTTTCGgtaagtatatgtgtgtatatgtgcacgtgtgtgtgtgtgtgtgtatacagctTAATCTTATCCAAATGTTATCTTGTTTAATTGCTTATTTTTGCCCCACCCCAAAAGCCCTGCAGTCTTGATCATTGCTGTTTCCCAGCGTCTAGAATGGTCTCTATTCCTCTCTCAAAACGGTGTTCATCACGGGTAATGGGATTACAGAAAGGTTGTAAAGCACTCCATTATtttttgtcttccatattttcagCCTTGAtcctgtattaattttttaaaataaactttgccGATTACATAAACTCAACTTTGCAAAACTATGTGATATAAAAATTGCTTATCAAGACTATCATTAAAAAGTGAACAATTCTACTCTCAGACAGAATGATGTTATTTTGAGAGCCAGTATTCAAGCCCTATGAAataatgaaaggagccctggtggcgcagaggttaaagtgctcagaagccaaccaaaaggtctggttcggactcaccagttgctccaagggagaaagatgtggcattctgtttctgtaaagaaatACAgagttggaaatcctatggggcagttctactctgttatctagggtcgctatgagtcagaatctatttgactacaacaggtttgttttttttggttttggtgtgagcTATCATCTACAAACACAGGAGCACCAAGGATCGCTGGCAGACTCCCTAGTATAGAGACCTTGCCATTCTGGGcaagggagccctcaggcacaatGAAGACTGTTTCTGGTCAAAGTAGACTTTTGCTTTTATATCCTGGACCTGGAACCTCTCAGGAGCAAGACAGTCCACTCTGGCCTAGCCCACTCCAGCCGCCTTCCACTCTCCAGGGCCCTCCTGAGAGGTGGGGATCTCCAGTTGGGAACCAGCCCAGGAGTTCAACTCTTGGCTCTTGGGGTATTTTTCTCACAGTGCCAGAGGAGAAGTTAGGTGTTTGGTCTCCAGCATGCGCTTGGGGGTGATTTAAATGCCCCTGGAGCTTGAAGGGGTTCGAGATCACCCAAGCAAGCAGCAGGCACTCAGGCACTTTTAGAACTAGGATCTCCTCTCTTAAGTCCACCAGGCCGGGGAGACAGGCTGTCATTGGTCAGGATCCCAAGCTGCCCAAAGGTTGGGGGACAAGCCCCGCCCAAGCCCCAGGGGATGGAGTTGGCACCAAGGAGATCTGGTCAATCTCAGGAACTGTGGCCAGGAACTTCAAAGGGTGCAGGAGCAAGGCGGCCCTCTGCAGCCGGCACTGCACCTTCGCGCCCCCGCGACCAGTGAATCACAGGTCAGACACAGCCCCAGGTGGGAAAAAGAAGCGGAACCGTGGATAAGCGCGGTTGTGGAGAAAGAGTGCAGAGAGCCTAAGCCAGGGAGAACGGCAGTGGCTGGGGGTCCAGCGGGTTTGGCCTGCGGTCCTGGGCACGGTCCGACGTCCCCTCTAAACCGCCGCCGCCAGAGCCCGGAGCGGGCCGACTTCCCGGCGGGGCGGAGCGGCGGGAGGGCCTCCGGCCAAAGGCAGGGGTCTGTGGCCATGGCGGAGGCCGCGGAGCCAGAGCGGGGAGCCCCGGCCCCCCAGGGGCCTCCCGAGGGCCCGGCCCTCCTGGCGGAGAGCCCGGGCGAGCCGGGGGCTACGCGTCCCGAGGCTGAGGGGCCGGGGGCCGGCGAGGCGCCCGCGGAGGCGCCGAGGGCCGAGGGGGCGGGCGCGGCCGCTGGGATCCGGGAAGGGGGCGGTAGGCCGGCCGCAGGACCGACGAGCGAGCGGGCGCCAGGCGCGGACGGTGACCCGGGAGCCGGAGCGCAGGGCGCGAGGGGCGTGGGGGCCGGGGTGGAGGAAGCCGCGGTGCGCTCCCCGGGACCAGAGGAGGCGGGCGGTGAGGAGCAGGTGGAAGAGACGAGCCTGGGGCGCGGCGGGCAGGGTCAGGCCCAGGGGGAGCCCCCAGGGGAACTCGCGGCCCCCGAAGCTGAGGAGGAGGCGGAGCGCGGGCCGGAGGCTCCAGGAGCCCGCGCCCGCGAGGTGCTGGGGGACAGCGTGAACGCCAAGGGCCCGGCGGGAGGCAGCGTGGAGGCCGAGGGGTTGGCGGGGGGCAGCGTGGAGGCCGAGGGGCCGGCGGGGGGCAGCGTGGAGGCCGAGGGGCCGGCGGGGGACAGCGTGGAGGCCGAGGGGCCGGCGGGGGGCAGCGTGGAGGCCGAGGGGCCGGCGGGGGGAGGTGTCGAGGCCGAGGAGTCGGCGGGGGCCGGCGTGGAGGCCGAGGGGTCGGCGGGGGCCGGCGTGGAGGACGAGGGGTCGGCGGGGGCCGGCGTGGAGGCCGAGGGGTCGGCGGGGGCCAGCGTGGAGGCCGAGGGGCTGGCGGCAGAGGCGCACGGGGCCGAGGGCGAGCCCCAGGACGGAGGGGACCGCAGTTCCCAGCCCCAGGCTGAGGCTGTTGAGGCCGGGGAGGCTCCTGGCGAGACGGGGGTCCCAGGAGGAGAGGGGCCCGGGAAACCGGCCTCCGAAGGCGCGAGCGCAGACGCTGGCGAGGACCGAGACGCACCTGGGCGCGAGGGGGAGATGCAGGAGGAGGAGACGGAGAGGCAAGAGTGGGGATCGGAGGAGCCGAGAGGGGAAGCCGCAGCCAGAGGCGAGGCGGAGCCCCCCGACAGCAGCCCCGATGCGGAGGCGGCGGTGCCCAGGGGCGCCGCGGAGCCGCAAGACCAGCTCAGCAACCACCTGGCCGAGGAGGTGGCCGGAGTGAATGGCCGACAGGAGGACTGCGAGGCGTCCGAGGAAGGGGGTCCCTGGCAGGAGCACGACATCACTCTCTTCGTCAAGGTAAGCCCGCTTCCCCCAACTCTTAGTCTTGGTCTTCTCAGATCCGCGAGGGATGGGCGGGGAGGGCGCCCCCCGTGCCCAGCACTCCTAATTGTCGCCAGGCGCTGCCGCCCTCTGGAAAGGGGCGGGGCAGCCCTGGGGTTTCCTGGAGAAGAGTTCTAGGAGAGGTTTGGAGAAGGCTTGACGGTGGGAAAGAAAAGGGGTCGGGGCGCTAGCCAGGCATCCCGCTGCCTTTCGTCCCTTTTGCTCTGGAGGTTATAAGAGAATTAAAACAATCCAGATTAACCCCGCAAGCCGCTCACTGCCAGAAAAGCAACACACCCTACTGATATTCAAAGGAATTTCTGCCACAGGAATCTCTAATAGCTGAAACATGAAAATGCAAACAGGTAGGTTGTAATGTGAGAAGTGTTCCCGGGACGCCAATCTCCCAGGCCCAGAGCTGGCCAGGTTTTCAGCTCCAGAAACATAGGGGTGGGCAACCATTTTTGTGGAATTCGTAAGGGATCTTTGGGAAAATaggaattacacacacacacacacaccacacacacacagagacacatagtcacatacagacacacacacacacacacacctgggaAGAAAAGTCCCTGAATGGTACCAGCTGTTTGCCATTTCCTTCCCAGGGACAGGgcagaaaaccccgtggagcagttctactctgtgacatgtgCGATGGcaacagacttttttttcccccctctttggaaagaaaaatgaaacatttaacTATTATAATCTTCACtgaatattttaactttttttttttttaaagaataggaGATTTTAGTGACTTGAACATCATCTGTCTTTATGTCAAATTTTCAACCTTAATTCAGATGGGAAGAGAGCATTGATTTTGTTAAGGAATCCGTAGAGACACCACTGAGGAAGTTGTGAGTTCACACAGGCATTTTTACAAGATGTCAACAGTCCAGGGACACAGCCCTGCAGCCGCTCacatgagggtttttgtttttttaaaaaaaaagccattcccaaagaccCCTGGCCAGCACTGGGAAGGCTAGAGATAATAAGGTCAGGAATGTGTGTGGCATGTTGAATCATAATCCTTCTGAAATACTTCCAGGCTTATGGAAGCCAGTGACAGCCTAAACCTCCTTGCCTGAAATGTAAGCAAATGCTAATAAACAAAGGAATATTCCAAACGTGGTTCGTATCAGAGTTTTAAGAATTGTTTGGGTGTCAAGGGAATAGGGGAAGAACTAGAACAAGTTTCTTCACCATTGAGAAGGTGCTGTCCAGCACCAACTTTTGGAGATACATTGTTTAACACCCTGGGACATCTTAAAATTATGTATTGAGACATGTCTTGAGGGCACAGTGCCTATGGAGGTCACTGGGAACTTGAAGCCTGAGGGGGGTGGCGGGGGGAAGAGGTGAGGGGGAGTGCACTGCTCTGTGCACCCCAAATCTGCCCCCTCCATCACCTTGGTTTAAGACATTTCCCATGGCTCCACTGGCATGGTTACATGGTTCCAGCAAAAGGTCTCTTGTTACAATTTTGAAATACCGCACCAGCTTCCTGACCCGTCTTCCTGCTTCCCCGCTTGCCCCCCATGCACCCATCTAGTCCTTTCATACTAGCCAGTGAGCTGGGGAAAAATCTGATCCTTCTGTTTCGTAGCGTTAAATTCTTCATTTACTTGAGAATTTTAGGtaaatccaaactccttagccACAGGCCCTTCTCCAGTCTCCCTTGGCATTTAGGTACCTAGAGAGATGAGGTAATTACAGCAGGTGACCCTCAGAAGTGGCATCAAGCACTAGTTGGTAATTAGGTGCCTGGCAATTAGGCACCTAGAAAGATTTGCATGTTTAACAAAGTGACACAGGTAGGTAGGGGTAGGAACTCCTGTGCAAAATCAGTGAAGGTTTAAGGGGCTGATAGGTGTGATGATAAGCACACGCCAATACTGGCTTATTTCAAGCCAGACACCAATAATCTAATTACTGAGTCTGTCACCCGTGGCACCACCTTGCCGACCCTGTGGAACTACTTGCTGCTCTCTGGTGGAGCCACAGTCTCCCCTGCCTTGGAATTTTGCAAGTGCCAGAGcctctgcctgaaatgcctttcttCCCTGTGCCACCTCCCCACTCCTTGCGCCAGATCTGGTATCTGCTGCGTGTCCTTCAAGAGGATTCAGTCTGAGCACCAGCTCCTCTGGGGGCCCTTGTCCAAGCCCCGTCTGGGTTGGTGCCCCTCTGTTGAAACTCCACCCACACATAGCACTGCTGTCTTTGTGCTGTGTCTCAACTACTTGACTGTGTGAAATTCATCACTCCGTCTCTGGTGTTGAGCACAGGCCTGGACCATGATGAATGTCGGGGTGGGCCCCAGACTGCATGAGGTGGTACAGTACCTGGGCTTTAGAGCTGGGATGTTAGAGCCAGAGTTGTCTGGCTCTGCTATtttcctgctgtgtgaccttgagcaggttacttaacctttctgttcCTTTGTCGTCTCATtgataaaatggggacaatgacaGTACCTATTCCATAAGGTTGTGGTGGGGATTCAAGAAAGATTGTATAAAGCGCTGGGgacaggaaacaaacaaacaaaagcgcaattgccgtcgagttgattctgactcctagcgatccataggacagagtagaactgccccagaggttgACAAGGCTgccatcttcacagaagcagactgccacatctttctcctgtggagcagcttgtgggttcgaactgctgaccttccagttagtagctga
The DNA window shown above is from Loxodonta africana isolate mLoxAfr1 chromosome 20, mLoxAfr1.hap2, whole genome shotgun sequence and carries:
- the CLIC6 gene encoding chloride intracellular channel protein 6, translated to MAEAAEPERGAPAPQGPPEGPALLAESPGEPGATRPEAEGPGAGEAPAEAPRAEGAGAAAGIREGGGRPAAGPTSERAPGADGDPGAGAQGARGVGAGVEEAAVRSPGPEEAGGEEQVEETSLGRGGQGQAQGEPPGELAAPEAEEEAERGPEAPGARAREVLGDSVNAKGPAGGSVEAEGLAGGSVEAEGPAGGSVEAEGPAGDSVEAEGPAGGSVEAEGPAGGGVEAEESAGAGVEAEGSAGAGVEDEGSAGAGVEAEGSAGASVEAEGLAAEAHGAEGEPQDGGDRSSQPQAEAVEAGEAPGETGVPGGEGPGKPASEGASADAGEDRDAPGREGEMQEEETERQEWGSEEPRGEAAARGEAEPPDSSPDAEAAVPRGAAEPQDQLSNHLAEEVAGVNGRQEDCEASEEGGPWQEHDITLFVKAGYDGESIGNCPFSQRLFMILWLKGVIFNVTTVDLKRKPADLQNLAPGANPPFMTFDGEVKTDVNKIEEFLEEKLAPPRYPKLGTQHPESNSAGNDVFAKFSAFIKNTKKDANDIYEKNLLRALKKLDSYLSSPLPDEIDAYSTEDVPVSGRKFLDGDELTLADCNLLPKLHVIKIVAKRYRDFEFPPEMSGLWRYLNNAYARDEFANTCPADQEIVHAYSDVAKRMK